The following nucleotide sequence is from Diospyros lotus cultivar Yz01 chromosome 3, ASM1463336v1, whole genome shotgun sequence.
ttttgggGGGGATAATTATGTAGTTTGATGTTGTTGAGATGCAGAGAAACTTTGTTTATGCATGCTGATGCAGTTATCTACCTTTATGGATCGATTAAGCCTGTCTTAAATTGATGAGCACgtacttgttttttatttgaattcatGGTCATGGCTCTAGCTCTAACAAAACTCCCGGAGATTTCAGGTGATATTCCATCCCTTCAAAAGCCTTGAATTCATGGATTGATATCACACGACTCCCTTTAATCTGTATTTTACTAGAATTTATCATCTGGCAAGCTCTGTTGACTAGGCAGTGCCTCCAATTGCTTTATTTCTGTTCTTCAATAAACAAGATCCATCTTCTCTGATTCTCTTAATAGATCCACTGTTTAAGCCATATTACTAGTTATTATTGTTGCTGttattgtaataagaaaatCCATTCAGGCGCgacacaaataattaaaaagagaaCCCCTTTTGCTAGTGCTttattatgatatatatatttatatatcactTGAACAAATGTTTGATTATGCTTGTCCTTGTTAGATTAGGATTTTGATTAATGAATTCTAAAAAGTTGATCTCTGTCTCCTCTCTTCTTTTGCAATCTGCCTGGTTCTTCTACTTCCCTCTCAGCAGATCTCCCTCTAATTCTTCTCTTCCTCGTCTGTCcgtctttttttctctcttcctctctttaaTCTCTTCCGTTTCTTCTTTCAGTTCTACATCAAATGGTTCCGTTCTTCCTTCTACAGGATGCCACCATATAGTCAAGATAAAGTGCTAttgatctttattttatttttttaaagaaaaagcaaaagaaataagaagaataaaGTAGTATCTTGATGGTGATCAGtttaatcttatcttgataatGGTAATCAATTCTTTTCCTGTGCCACGGAACAGAAGGGTAGTCTGTCATTTAATCATCTCACACTCACAAGATAAAACAGAACCTACTTCTATCATCCAAACCCATACTTATCACTAGCAGCATCGCACAACAGACAACAGCATCATACCTCAAGCTTGAACACCCATCCCCCCTCCTCTATAAAAAGGGCGTCCACAGTGCAGGAGGTTCACGTTTTGCAAGGGTCGTACTTATTGTGTAGTCTTTCCTCGCACCCTCCGGCAAAGAAACTCTTTCCATGACTTGCACCTATGACCTTCTAGTACAAATGAGTAATCTTACTGACCCGTTGCTACCAAGGCTCGTGCCTctctaaattattattattattatttttataatgtcTTAGCTAATACGTATATCCAAGATGGGTGCGCATATTGACATGTAAATGTGGGAATCTTGTATAGCAACTCTTATTATCTACcaactaaaattaattaaactatcaGATCACACCATCCTGACACTCGAGGTTTGAACTTTCAGGCCGAGAAAAGACAAAGGTACATTTGTTGTTATGGAATTTCATAGATTACGTCCATTACAGtgtatatttctaattttctgcaTAAACCCATATAtgcctctatatatatatatagagagagagagagagaggggggggggagagagagagagagagaggagtgtTTTTACAATAGCATTCTTATTACTGCAGTAGCCACCATAGAGAGGTCATGTACCAGCTTGTTGACTTTAGTGAGTGGTGAGTTGAACTGATTGAAACCCTTTTCACAGAGCTCAGCCTCACTGCTGGCGTCAACCATACCCTCCTCAGCAAACTTGGGATCCCCTTTGGTCAAGGCCTCAATGGCTGGTGGCACATCTGCCTCCACAACCGCACTGTAAAGCTCAGCACACTTGCTCAAGGGTCTTTTCAGCTGTGGCTTGCTCCTCTTTAGCCTCTTGATCTCTCCCAAAGTAGCTGTTGCCTTGGCCTTCACAGCATCAACCAGAATGATTCCCAATCCTGCGACATCGGCATTCCGGCTCCGAGGATCAGACCGAAGAGTCGAGAGACAGAGTTGGTAAGAGGGTGTTTTCTTGCAGGTTGCGGTGACCAGATCATGCTGAGCAGCAGCTGCAGCAGGGCACTGGTGTATTGTTGCTGGGGCTAGCAAGGCAACAAGAAACAAGGCAAGGGTGAGGGAAGAAGAAACCATTGCCTTCATTAATTGTGGTGAAAgaaatgatgttgttgttgaaAACCAATTAAGTCGgctggtatatatatatatatatatatagagagagagagagagagagagagagagagagagctgggcAGTAGCTTCATGATTTCAGAATCATGTCATGTCTTCGAATTAATTAATTCACTCTCATCTTGCAATCAACTTCTGGGTTTTGTTGGGTTTCATTATTAGGATCATCCCAATCTTATCTCATCTTCAGGATAAGTAGGGCAAAGGAGGGCGGCGTTTGTTCTTTTTTGCATTGATTGAGCATCAGTGCACCATGACTCATCAGATGCTCGATCTTAACgttaaaatttgaactttaacgcaaagaaattaattattaagacaAATGATGCTTTCTACTTTACGAGGGTTGAAAAATAATCACTTTCATACCAACTTGTTCTCAATAAGTTTGAATTCGCACACgaaataacatgatttttgagaTAACATTATCTTACTTATTTAGGAAAGGATTTTGCTAAATAgctaaaatttattcaaataaaaaattatttaatacttgttttaatgatatttaataaaataaaaagataattttaatcttataaaaaaaatttaagttgtgACTGATAAAAGTAttattggtaaataaaatgataaataatataattattttaacatcaataattaaaatgactaaaaagataattttatccggatagattttatgtaaataaatttattgtttacaaaattatttctacAATATGCACATTATTATTCCCTCTTTATGAATTTCAATCATTCATTTATTCAATGATTGGCAACCCAAGACCAATCAAGAAACTAAAAGCTTGTACATACGGGTCGGGTACCTCTTTTTTCTTGTCTTATTGTCTATTCCAGCGCTAACAACTTGGCTTTCTGTTTCAACTTTTTCACATGAAAACATACGATGTCCTTCCAAAGCAACATaatgttcattttctttttattgtaaATTCATTCATTGCATCATACCTTATATTTACGTACCTTtatatttaaacaataaattcaaaaaaaaatttaaacataatataatttaGGCTCAATATATAGAAttcctcaataattaaaaaatatgatatttggtCAATATTTAGTATCTTTGTAAACATTTCGTccgaatatcccaaccacccagacTACTTGAACGGGAGTGCCTACgaaaggagaaaaaatagaacATAAGACAAAGactaccctagcatgcataaataagaatttaaacaacggaagcgaagctatatacatgcatgcactacgggaacaccGCTAGCACCGGTCACAAGATAActaaatgaatacagactcatatgccgacatacacgagactcgaggaatgacctgatacagtaaaaataatagaataaaccctactcaaccatcagagttaaCAGAgactgacgggactgcctgtacaccatattGATTCTGCCGCTAGAAGCTAACTCTCTTGCCCTTGACCCACGTTGCCactacctgaaatgatggaaagtaaagtgagtcgagagactcaatAAGCATAAAGAAATAAAGGCTACAGGCTGAACAAATCCAATAAACTTTTcctagaacaccaacccccaagcacacacaagtcatgagacgcacaacacagtataaaagtataaataaaagcacgtatcagttcttggggcccacacaagacacacggcatccaagtcccataccaacctgtcgttgccctgaaaggcaacacatatctccaacaaacctgtgcgcgccATCCAGGGTCGGTGCTCCCGCCACCCATGTGCTTGCGTCggtcctcccgacacccgagcctcTGAATAACCAAGTCGTAGGCTCCCTTAAAACTATCCTCTCGTTCGAGACCAGTGAATTAtcgtaaccatgcaatgcacataaaaatgcaatagcgtagtgagcatcaacgtgatacactggcgcacatacatccaggcatcaggccatgctccgcccatatagtcaaccacacgcgatgcatatgctcatgctagatgcaatctaaccatactagaatgtctgtgtccaagcatactcaataaatgaataccctacatgcatctcgtacccatgtgcatatcaaaccatgaacggtaatacaacatatcaaatcatgcaataaatcacatactgacGAGTTAATCAGCAGTGTCTGGCACTAGTCAACggttagtgactaggagtgtctgcCCGACgatccacttcagggccgtacgatagtctaccccaacgtcaccaaacagccgacccctgccccactgctcgatagccctaactaaaccataaataaacctacacatctaggaacctaatcCCCAAGCTGGGTCCAACATCATTCCAAAAGGAGTAGGGGCTGTACAAACCctcgtaggctcacaacaaataaagttcTAGAAgttttagatttaatttaaattataccaaatgAATAACAACTCAATAAGTGATGCTACGTGCCAAATTAGCCTAAGGGaagggataaaatacgagaaaccacggaGATTCTCAcggaaattaaagaacatgagaaaagggttaggaacttgcctttacacggccatTTCTTGTCTTTCTTGCATTCCCGCTACTAAGTAAAACGTTTTCCTGACAATAAATAAATCGTAACTTACATTAAGTAAATCTAACCATGTAACACGAATAATTTAGCCATATAAAAATTCTTGAACATATAACAcctctaataatttttacccacatacctGGTTACCTTCCACGCCGAAATAATCCCAAAacccatttatttttcctttcttttcttttctttctttttcttcttcttcttccctgcacCTTCTCCCCTGCACGCACACCAGCGGCCACATGCCGCAGCTGAGCTCCACTAGCCACCGCCACCTCCTGTCGGCGGCATTATCGGTCACCCCTCTATCGGTTCCACCACCCACGGGCGTGCGTTGCTGCCTGTGTTGCCCCCATGCTCGGCTgtggagctcgcggccatggctgccatggccgcgacttTACTTGCTTCTAGCCGCCACCAACCTCATCAACGCACACACCGCCACCAACCGCACCACGACCCCCATCATCGCGTTGCTACTTCGCCTCCCACAACCGCCACTGCTGTTGCTTCActtggctgccatggccgagcttcactcggcCAGCTTCCATGGTCACCACTGCATCATGCCTCTTCTAGCCGGCCATCTCTCCTGGCTCTCTCACCaactcttattctctctctctcctctgtttTAATCTTCAGAGAATGCCATTATGCAaaacttggcctccaagcacaCGCGCACACCCACTcatttataaacattttaattaatttaatttaatttaagttaatttaatttaatttactctttattattattatgattattgttattatctACATTATTAACTACATTATTTGTTaccttaattcctcaaatcccaaaatttgataattattattgtctccaaaatttcggggtgttacaatcttactactaaaaattattattttaattttttaaagtgatTGAGAATAAATGAACATGATATCTACACCACATAAGATGCcacattatataaaaaaaaaaaaaaaaaaaactacataagcgagaaatattaaattaaacttaacacataaatataacatttgatCACTTAGTccctaatataaaaataaaggccaaatttgatttaaaaaaaaaactaaaattcataaaaagacttaaaatttttataaaaaaagacttgaaaatattcaaaaaaacctaaatttcctagaaataattaaaaatttcataaaacctaaaattaataaaaacaaagacctaaatttcctaaaaagagataaaaaattcataaaaagacctaaaaatattcaaaaaaatacttAGATTTCATAAAAgacctaaaattttcataaaaagacctaaatttcataataaaaagaccaaaaaaatcataaaaaatacctaaataataaaaaagacataaatttcattaaaaggtttttctgaatatttttagacttttatgaaattttcaggtctttttataaaatttaggtctttttctaatatttttaggttttttatgaattctttagatatttttatgaaagttcggtcttttttattatttttatgtctttttttttttatcaaatttggtcatttttttcatatcaagttgtaaatgtcaatttttttaattgtttagagagtaaatgtcatatttatatattaaatctaATCTGATGTGTTTTGCtgacatgatttttttatatgacgTGTCATCTTACGTAACGTAGATAACTATTCAATTTACTCTcaatcacaataaaaatttaaaataacaatttttaaaattaagatattgAATCTTAACGTTTTGCATTTCAGATgtcaaatgtcatattttttaattgttgagggactatcatatgtattaagtctataatttataaaactCCATCCACTTTATCATCGTTCTTTTTCTCTATAATACATAAActctattttgttataataatagCAATCAAAacatacacacaaaatatcAATCAAGCCTATCATgccaaaactcaaaaaaaatatttagattccAAGAGCGCAACCTCAACGAAACACACATCAAATTACTCAGACATACAAACATACATTCATAAATATACtcacaactatatatatatatatgcatgcattcACAATTATACATACATTTACAATTATGTATGTACTCACAAATAGTGGTTATGGATATAATTGCGATGGCAATCAAAGAGCTCGGAGATGGTGATTGTTATGGTCCCCGGTTATCAATGAGAAGATGGACAGATGACGGAATGACAATAGGGGTGGTAAAGAAAGGTTAAGACTAAAAGTTTTCCCAAAATAAAGAAGGAAGAACTAAACTCGAAACTTAGTTAGAGATgggaaaaaaa
It contains:
- the LOC127796426 gene encoding cell wall / vacuolar inhibitor of fructosidase 1-like, whose amino-acid sequence is MKAMVSSSLTLALFLVALLAPATIHQCPAAAAAQHDLVTATCKKTPSYQLCLSTLRSDPRSRNADVAGLGIILVDAVKAKATATLGEIKRLKRSKPQLKRPLSKCAELYSAVVEADVPPAIEALTKGDPKFAEEGMVDASSEAELCEKGFNQFNSPLTKVNKLVHDLSMVATAVIRMLL